A genomic segment from Terriglobia bacterium encodes:
- a CDS encoding acyltransferase family protein, with protein sequence MIKPSATAPRSKIEDSGLDKEYIQACGRTWFKFLFERYWRVEARGLEHVPRAGRGILVGMHRGFMPWDAVMALHLLVQETGRYPRFLTHPGLLKYPLIANFITKLGGVLACQESADRVLESDELLGVFPEGVEGAFTLYRHAYQLQGFGRHSFVKMALRHRAPIIPFVTVGSAESLPIFARIKSRRWTRLTEWPYLPFSTFPLLPAPLPSKWHIRFLPAIHLEEHYAPEAEQQNSLVKTISLEVRTRMQQAVDEMVRSRRSIFFGSIFSSST encoded by the coding sequence ATGATCAAGCCTTCCGCCACCGCACCTCGTTCCAAGATCGAAGACTCCGGCCTGGATAAGGAATACATCCAGGCGTGCGGGCGAACCTGGTTCAAGTTTCTGTTTGAGCGCTATTGGCGGGTTGAAGCCAGAGGATTGGAACATGTGCCTCGCGCGGGGCGAGGAATCCTGGTGGGAATGCACCGCGGGTTCATGCCGTGGGACGCCGTAATGGCCCTCCATTTGCTCGTACAGGAAACAGGACGGTATCCCCGGTTTCTCACGCATCCCGGATTACTGAAGTATCCCCTCATCGCCAATTTCATCACCAAACTGGGCGGAGTCCTGGCCTGCCAGGAAAGCGCCGATCGGGTCCTGGAAAGCGACGAACTGCTGGGAGTGTTCCCTGAAGGCGTTGAGGGTGCGTTCACGCTCTATCGTCACGCCTATCAGCTTCAGGGATTCGGGCGCCACAGTTTCGTGAAGATGGCGCTGCGTCACCGCGCCCCGATTATTCCGTTCGTTACCGTGGGGAGCGCTGAGTCGTTGCCCATCTTTGCCAGGATAAAGTCCCGGCGTTGGACCCGGCTCACGGAATGGCCGTATCTGCCGTTCTCCACGTTTCCGCTGCTGCCGGCGCCGCTGCCATCGAAGTGGCACATCCGGTTCCTGCCGGCCATTCACTTGGAAGAGCACTATGCCCCGGAAGCCGAGCAGCAGAACTCCCTGGTCAAGACCATCAGCCTTGAAGTTAGGACGCGGATGCAGCAGGCGGTGGATGAGATGGTCCGGAGCCGCCGTTCAATTTTCTTTGGGTCAATTTTTTCCAGCAGCACTTAG
- a CDS encoding PadR family transcriptional regulator — translation MPDDVRISPQTLAILSALLSTPADWRYGYDLSRETGLKSGTLYPILMRLAERDWLETRWEHAGENGKPRHIYRLTADGAEAARRALQANPSRVAHLKPAYFEA, via the coding sequence ATGCCTGACGATGTCCGCATCTCCCCGCAGACTTTGGCCATCCTCTCCGCCCTGCTTTCCACGCCAGCCGACTGGCGCTACGGATACGATCTGAGCCGCGAGACTGGCCTCAAATCGGGGACGCTCTACCCCATCCTGATGCGTCTGGCCGAACGCGATTGGCTGGAGACGCGTTGGGAACACGCCGGCGAAAACGGCAAGCCTCGCCACATTTACCGCCTCACCGCCGACGGAGCGGAAGCTGCGCGGCGCGCGCTCCAGGCCAATCCCAGCCGCGTGGCGCACCTGAAGCCAGCGTATTTCGAGGCATGA
- the tpiA gene encoding triose-phosphate isomerase: MRKKLIAANWKMYKTPNQAREFLATFMPHAWGHTRDEIVICPPFVCIPATVEAAQGSGIGVGGQDMHWEQEGAFTGAISAHMLMAAGCTHVVIGHSERRQYFGETDDTVNRKLKRALSAGLKPIVCVGEVLQEREAGLTEDVLRRQCGVAFRDISGGEAIPLVVAYEPVWAIGTGKTATPELAVEAHRVIRAEAAKAFGEGVATHMRILYGGSVKPDNAKALMSQEEIDGALVGGASLDPKSFAAIVKW, from the coding sequence ATGAGAAAAAAATTGATCGCTGCCAATTGGAAGATGTACAAAACGCCTAACCAGGCGCGGGAGTTCCTCGCCACCTTCATGCCGCACGCCTGGGGACACACCCGCGATGAAATCGTCATCTGCCCGCCGTTTGTCTGCATTCCGGCTACGGTGGAAGCCGCGCAAGGCAGCGGCATCGGCGTGGGCGGGCAAGACATGCATTGGGAACAGGAAGGCGCGTTTACCGGCGCCATCTCCGCCCACATGCTCATGGCCGCCGGATGCACCCACGTGGTCATCGGCCACTCGGAGCGCCGCCAGTATTTCGGCGAGACCGATGACACGGTCAACCGCAAGCTCAAGCGCGCCCTCTCCGCGGGACTCAAGCCCATCGTCTGCGTGGGCGAAGTGCTGCAGGAGCGCGAAGCCGGACTCACCGAAGACGTGCTGCGTCGCCAGTGCGGTGTGGCCTTTCGCGATATCTCCGGCGGTGAGGCGATTCCGCTGGTCGTCGCCTACGAACCGGTGTGGGCCATTGGCACCGGCAAAACGGCAACGCCGGAGCTGGCGGTGGAAGCCCATCGCGTCATCCGAGCGGAGGCGGCCAAGGCCTTTGGCGAAGGCGTAGCCACGCACATGCGGATTCTCTACGGCGGCAGCGTCAAACCGGACAACGCCAAAGCCCTGATGTCGCAGGAGGAGATTGACGGCGCGCTGGTGGGCGGCGCCAGCCTTGATCCCAAGAGCTTTGCGGCGATCGTGAAGTGGTAG
- a CDS encoding O-acetyl-ADP-ribose deacetylase — MTIHPRYRIGDQAALDLVLGDITQETTDAIVNAANSSLLGGGGVDGAIHRAAGPQLLEECKKVREQRGSLPAGQAVATPGANLQARYVIHTVGPVWHGGDKNEPQILESCYCHCMEEAERLRCGSVSFPAISTGAFGYPAHLAAPIALRAVAALLSKPRSVMLVRFVLFDQRALRTYASAARELARNFPHLLITTEPLPS, encoded by the coding sequence ATGACCATTCACCCGCGCTATCGCATTGGCGATCAAGCAGCCCTCGATCTTGTTCTGGGAGATATCACGCAAGAGACCACTGACGCCATTGTGAACGCTGCCAACTCCAGCCTGCTCGGCGGAGGCGGCGTGGATGGCGCCATTCATCGCGCTGCCGGTCCGCAACTTCTGGAAGAATGCAAGAAGGTGCGCGAACAGCGTGGTTCGCTGCCGGCAGGCCAGGCCGTGGCGACGCCCGGCGCGAACCTGCAAGCACGTTACGTCATTCATACCGTCGGTCCGGTGTGGCACGGCGGTGACAAGAACGAACCGCAAATTCTGGAAAGCTGCTATTGCCATTGCATGGAAGAAGCCGAACGCCTGCGCTGCGGCAGCGTCAGCTTCCCTGCTATCTCCACCGGAGCTTTTGGATATCCTGCGCATCTTGCCGCCCCCATCGCTCTGCGTGCCGTCGCTGCCTTGCTGAGCAAGCCGCGCTCAGTGATGCTGGTGCGCTTTGTGCTTTTTGACCAGCGTGCCCTGCGGACGTATGCGAGTGCGGCGCGCGAACTGGCCCGGAACTTTCCCCATCTGCTCATCACTACGGAACCCTTACCTTCATGA